One part of the Lysobacterales bacterium genome encodes these proteins:
- a CDS encoding histone deacetylase, translating to MTKYARLHARIADRAAALGIELVEPAPAAVDDLRRVHDQGYVQRVLEGSLAPGELRRIGFPWSPAMAERARRSVGGTIAALRAALAGDGVGVNLAGGTHHAGIDRGGGYCVFNDAAVAARHVQSHGLARRLLVIDLDVHHGDGTAAIFRDDASVYTFSMHGARNYPAVKPPGDLDLALPDGMDDAAYLDLLAEALPRAIAQSRADAAIYLAGADPFAGDRLGHLALSKPGLRERDRLVLRRCREAGMPLAVAMAGGYAEEVEDIVDIHEATVIEAAAAARAWQTVPAARRA from the coding sequence ATGACCAAGTACGCGCGCCTGCACGCACGCATCGCCGACCGCGCGGCCGCCCTGGGCATCGAACTGGTCGAGCCCGCGCCTGCCGCCGTCGACGACCTTCGCCGGGTCCATGACCAAGGCTACGTGCAGCGGGTCCTGGAGGGATCGCTGGCGCCGGGCGAGCTTCGCCGGATCGGCTTTCCCTGGTCGCCGGCCATGGCCGAGCGTGCCCGGCGCTCGGTTGGCGGCACCATCGCCGCCCTGCGCGCGGCACTGGCGGGCGACGGCGTGGGCGTCAATCTGGCCGGCGGCACCCACCATGCCGGCATCGACCGTGGCGGCGGCTACTGCGTGTTCAACGATGCCGCGGTCGCGGCCCGCCACGTGCAGTCGCACGGGCTGGCGCGGCGGCTGCTGGTCATCGACCTCGACGTCCACCATGGCGACGGAACCGCGGCGATCTTTCGCGACGACGCAAGCGTCTACACGTTCTCGATGCACGGGGCACGCAACTACCCGGCCGTGAAGCCGCCCGGCGACCTGGACCTGGCCCTGCCCGACGGCATGGACGACGCCGCCTACCTGGACCTGCTGGCCGAGGCCTTGCCCCGGGCGATCGCGCAATCCAGGGCCGATGCCGCGATCTATCTGGCGGGCGCCGATCCGTTCGCCGGCGACCGCCTGGGCCATCTGGCGCTCAGCAAGCCAGGCCTGCGCGAGCGCGACCGCCTGGTCCTGCGCCGTTGCCGGGAGGCGGGAATGCCGCTGGCGGTGGCGATGGCCGGCGGCTATGCCGAGGAGGTCGAGGACATCGTCGACATCCACGAGGCAACCGTGATCGAGGCCGCGGCCGCCGCGCGGGCATGGCAGACGGTGCCGGCGGCGCGCAGGGCCTGA
- a CDS encoding sigma-70 family RNA polymerase sigma factor — protein sequence MDGSGAPDLAMAAFLDEDSSDVRAAAAGDAGAFERLYRRHASRLNAVLWRLAGGVEARAEDWLQEAFVRAWQQLPGFRFESRFGTWLHRLAVNTALMQLRSLAARPEGWIDADADDASLHGGGADRPDLRHDLERAIGALPERARAVLVLHDIEGWQHQEIAEAMGTAVGTSKAQLHRARGLLRAQLEDPS from the coding sequence ATGGACGGCAGCGGGGCCCCCGATTTGGCGATGGCGGCGTTCCTCGATGAGGACAGCAGCGACGTGCGGGCGGCGGCGGCGGGCGACGCCGGCGCCTTCGAGCGCCTGTACCGGCGCCATGCCAGCCGCCTGAACGCCGTGCTGTGGCGTCTGGCGGGCGGCGTCGAGGCGCGTGCCGAGGACTGGTTGCAGGAGGCCTTCGTGCGCGCCTGGCAGCAGCTGCCCGGCTTCCGTTTCGAGAGCCGCTTCGGCACCTGGCTGCACCGGCTGGCGGTGAACACTGCCCTGATGCAGCTGCGGTCGCTGGCGGCCCGGCCGGAGGGGTGGATCGATGCCGACGCCGACGACGCGAGCTTGCACGGCGGCGGGGCGGATCGGCCCGATCTTCGCCACGACCTCGAGCGGGCGATCGGGGCGCTCCCGGAGCGTGCCCGCGCGGTCCTGGTCCTGCACGACATCGAAGGCTGGCAGCACCAGGAGATCGCCGAGGCCATGGGTACCGCCGTCGGCACCTCCAAGGCCCAGTTGCATCGCGCCCGCGGCCTGTTGCGGGCCCAGTTGGAGGATCCCTCGTGA
- a CDS encoding DUF4097 family beta strand repeat protein encodes MNILSIAAASLVLLATLPLPLAADTPIDERRPASATVQLRVENVAGRVEVVVGADDQLVVTGDLGEGSKPLRIEGGPERMSVRVEPEEGGGWRQRMAPSRLRLEVPARTRLEVSTVSADISVDGVSGERLELESVSGRIIFAGAPGRATLKTVSGAIDGRGDAPQWTVGTVSGAIALDGVGGELRVDSVSGAISLSAGAVSRVRAETVSGRIRARVPLTGAATVAMQSVSGAIELRLPVPVDARIQASTFSGPVASDFGTPERGGVGGGRRLDVREGTGRAEVRLESFSGSVTILRDQ; translated from the coding sequence ATGAACATCCTTTCGATTGCCGCTGCCAGCCTCGTGCTGCTCGCGACCCTGCCCCTGCCGCTGGCCGCCGACACCCCGATCGACGAGCGCCGCCCGGCCAGTGCGACCGTGCAACTGCGCGTCGAGAACGTCGCCGGCCGGGTCGAGGTGGTGGTCGGTGCCGACGATCAGCTGGTCGTCACCGGCGATCTCGGCGAGGGCAGCAAGCCGCTGCGCATCGAGGGTGGCCCCGAACGCATGAGCGTGCGTGTCGAGCCCGAGGAGGGCGGGGGCTGGCGGCAGCGCATGGCGCCGTCCCGCCTGCGCCTGGAGGTGCCGGCACGGACCCGGCTGGAGGTCAGCACGGTGAGCGCCGACATCAGCGTCGATGGCGTATCCGGTGAGCGCCTCGAGCTCGAATCGGTGAGCGGCAGGATCATCTTCGCCGGCGCCCCCGGCCGGGCCACCCTGAAGACCGTCAGCGGCGCCATCGACGGCCGGGGCGACGCGCCGCAATGGACGGTGGGCACGGTCAGCGGTGCGATCGCCCTGGACGGCGTAGGTGGCGAGTTGCGCGTCGATTCGGTGTCGGGCGCGATCAGTCTGTCCGCCGGTGCCGTCAGCCGTGTGCGCGCCGAGACCGTCTCCGGGCGCATCCGCGCCCGGGTGCCGCTGACCGGGGCGGCCACGGTCGCCATGCAGTCGGTCAGCGGCGCCATCGAGTTGCGCCTGCCCGTTCCGGTGGATGCGAGGATCCAGGCCAGCACCTTTTCCGGGCCGGTCGCCAGCGACTTCGGCACCCCGGAGCGCGGCGGCGTCGGCGGTGGGCGGCGACTGGACGTCCGTGAAGGCACCGGGCGTGCCGAGGTCCGCCTGGAGTCCTTCAGCGGCAGCGTGACCATCCTGCGCGACCAGTGA
- a CDS encoding FHA domain-containing protein — translation MKAILATYEADRPDLVFALPQGRIDIGRDPGCQFQLPDPEVSRRHAEVEAMPGGWCVRDLGSSNGTRVNGLAVQSRRLEHGDRIGIGPFEIWFLLDVDAEDFQPSLRIDLSSEAIKPTRTPSPD, via the coding sequence ATGAAGGCGATCCTGGCCACCTACGAGGCCGACCGGCCGGACCTGGTGTTCGCGCTGCCGCAGGGCCGCATCGACATCGGCCGCGACCCGGGCTGCCAGTTCCAGTTGCCCGACCCGGAGGTTTCGCGCCGGCACGCGGAGGTCGAGGCGATGCCCGGCGGCTGGTGCGTGCGCGACCTCGGCAGCAGCAACGGTACCCGCGTGAACGGCCTGGCGGTGCAATCCCGGCGTCTGGAACACGGCGACCGGATCGGCATCGGCCCCTTCGAGATCTGGTTCCTGCTCGACGTCGACGCCGAGGATTTCCAGCCCTCGCTGCGCATCGACCTGTCCTCGGAGGCGATCAAGCCGACGCGGACGCCGTCGCCCGACTGA
- the tdh gene encoding L-threonine 3-dehydrogenase encodes MNALVKREAAPGIWMERVPVPAIGPNDVLVKVVKTAICGTDLHIWKWDEWSQRTIKPGLVIGHEFVGRIVEVGSAVRGYEVGQRVSAEGHIVCGHCRNCRAGRQHLCPNTVGIGVNRAGAFAEYIAVPASNLWPIPDQIPSELAAFFDPYGNAAHCALEFDLVGEDVLITGAGPIGIIAAGIAKHVGARNVVVTDVNDYRLKLAADMGATRVVNVSKQSLREVMADLHMEGFDVGMEMSGNPHAFNDMLDCMYHGGKVALLGILPKGSGIDWDKVIFKGLVLHGIYGRRMYETWYKMTQMVLTGFPLGKVLTHQIQIEDFERGFELMAAGQCGKVVCSWN; translated from the coding sequence ATGAACGCCCTGGTCAAGCGCGAGGCCGCGCCGGGAATCTGGATGGAGCGCGTGCCGGTGCCGGCGATCGGCCCCAACGATGTCCTGGTCAAGGTCGTCAAGACCGCGATCTGCGGCACCGACCTGCACATCTGGAAGTGGGACGAGTGGTCGCAGCGCACCATCAAGCCGGGCCTGGTGATCGGCCACGAGTTCGTCGGCCGGATCGTCGAGGTCGGCTCGGCGGTGCGCGGTTACGAGGTCGGCCAGCGCGTCTCCGCCGAGGGCCACATCGTCTGCGGCCACTGCCGCAACTGCCGCGCCGGCCGCCAGCACCTGTGCCCGAACACGGTCGGCATCGGCGTCAACCGCGCCGGCGCCTTCGCCGAGTACATCGCGGTGCCGGCCAGCAACCTGTGGCCGATCCCCGACCAGATCCCCTCCGAGCTGGCCGCGTTCTTCGATCCCTACGGCAACGCCGCGCACTGCGCGCTGGAGTTCGACCTGGTCGGCGAGGACGTGCTGATCACCGGCGCCGGTCCGATCGGCATCATCGCCGCCGGCATCGCCAAGCACGTCGGCGCCCGCAACGTGGTGGTCACCGACGTCAACGACTACCGGCTCAAGCTGGCCGCCGACATGGGCGCGACCCGGGTCGTCAACGTCTCCAAGCAGTCGCTGCGCGAGGTGATGGCCGACCTGCATATGGAGGGCTTCGACGTCGGCATGGAGATGAGCGGCAACCCGCACGCCTTCAACGACATGCTCGACTGCATGTACCACGGCGGCAAGGTCGCCCTGCTCGGCATCCTGCCCAAGGGCTCCGGCATCGACTGGGACAAGGTGATCTTCAAGGGCCTGGTCCTGCACGGCATCTACGGCCGGCGCATGTACGAGACCTGGTACAAGATGACCCAGATGGTGCTGACCGGCTTCCCGCTCGGCAAGGTGCTCACCCACCAGATCCAGATCGAGGACTTCGAGCGCGGCTTCGAGCTGATGGCCGCCGGGCAGTGCGGCAAGGTGGTCTGCTCATGGAACTGA